The nucleotide window TGAAAAGTACCGCTGCCCCTACTGCAGCAAGCCCAAGCCAGGTCTGGGTTATTGGAGCATCTGATGGAACATTGCCGGGCTACATCGATCTCCATTCATGAGTACAAGATCATTGGTCAGCATTCTGCCCTCCTGAAGGTCCCAAGAAACCCTGACCTCTAGTCGTACATCGGAAGCTGGAAGCCGTACTCATCATCAGTATATTTGATGATGTTTTACTTTTGGAAAGCTGCATCTAGGTCTGAACTGCTTGGAAACTAGCTATATTAATGTAATGTATTGTGTGTTTGAACTGGATCTATTATGAACTGCCTGCTACCTGTGGTGGTAACCTAGAATGCAATGTATATATGTGTGGCCTTAACTTTATTGGTGGTGAATGCTTCCTTCATGTTTAGTTGTTGTTTCGATGGTGCAATGATCACAAATGGCGCTTCAGTGTTGCTTGAGATATGCTGCAACACTTGTCTATGCTGTGGGCAAGTGCAACATGTTGTGCCCATGTGCCAATTATATCAAATATTGAATGTGGCAATGTTCCAAAATGGCTGTCATGAATTATAGTGCATGGGGTTTAGTAAAGCTACTGATAATTGTTCATCCTCACACATTCCATCAACGCATAATTTGAATAAGCAAAAAGATCAAATGTTCCATCATTTGAACCTATGTTGCAATTAGAGAGCAAATATTTCATCATcaaagtgtgaagaaattaaatCTAAATTTAGAAGAGTAATGTAATACTAGTTAAAAATAATGTGAGCAAAAAAAAAGGAATTTGAAATAAGATCTACTTTATTTTGTAATAAAGTTATATTACCCTACTTGTTAGAATTTTGAAAATATCACTTATTTATAAGAAAAGAAAATATAAATATTCAAAAAGATGTGTTTGATAAAAAATACCTTTTGAATTTTTGGCATGTTATTATTTGAGGGGTCATGTAATTTTTATGTTATTTTTTGAGTGCTCAGGTAATTTTTATGTAAAGtgaaggaaaaggaaaaaaataaacaaaaggAAAAGCATGGGCCATCCTAGCCATCTTGGAAGCCTAGCTTTAtaaataaaaaattcaaaaaaataagaGGGCAttaaaaaagtaaaaaaatataagagggcattataaattcaaaaaaattcaaaaatatagAAAAAATATTTTACAATATCCCCCTAAGGTATAGGCCGATGTTTTGACCAGTTAGtatagagggcattataaattaataaaaaattcaaaaaaaataaaaccttGGAAACCCACCTTTTTGTGCAatagatcatgtgtgccaaagttgaggtcatttggaggtggtcgaaaaaatgacCGCATTCCGAAGGAGCCATTTGgtctaacttaagccagtttttgaaaaaTGTGATTTTTCCCACCACCTCAAAATCATACAAACTTTCTtgaacatggtgacccacatgtgccaatcatgcctatgaaagaaaatttggaaaaagaatattttacaatgcccccctgAGGTAAAGACTGATCTTTTGAcgagtcagtctagagggcattataaattaataaagaagtcaaaaaaatataaaaccttggaaacccacctttgtttgtgcaatagatcatgtgtgccaaagttGAGATCATTTGGAGGTGGTCAAAAAAATGACCGCATTCCGGAGGGGCTATTTGGTCTTaaacttaagccagtttttgaacaaatgtgatttttcccaccacctccaaatcacacaaactttcttgaacatggtgacccacatggTCCCATCATGcctatgaaagaaaatttggaaaaagaatattttacaatgcccccctgaggtatagaccgatgttttgaccagtcagtctagagggcattataaattaataaaaaaattagaaaaaatataaaaccttggaaacccacctttgtttgtgtaatagatcatgtgtgccaaagttgaggtcatttggaggtggtcgaaaatatgaccgcattccggaggggccatttggttaacttaagccagtttttgaacaaatgtgatttttcccaccacctccaaatcacacaaactttcttgaacatggtgacccacatgcTCCCATCATGcctatgaaagaaaatttggaaaaataatattttacaatgcccccctgaggtatagaccgatgttttgaccagtcagtctagagggcattataaattaataaaaaattcaaaaaaatataaaaccttggAAACCCACATTTGTTTGTGTAatagatcatgtgtgccaaagttGAGGTCATTTGGAGACAATTTTGGCAGCGCACTCGGGGGATGTGTGTTTGAGGTTACTCTACTGAGCATGATCTTCAAACTAGTACTGCTACTGCGGTCAAGCTGCAAAAAAGTTCAGTGTTCAACGCTTGCAGCGACAAGTTCAGTTATAAAATGACTTGAATTGCTCATGATATATTTAGGATGATATCATTTCTGAGTATGTTGAATGGGTTGATGGGGAGTGGGATAGCAAAGCAAagtcagtcattaagtatcttgCCATGAAGAACAAGAAACTGGAGACTAAGATTACAGAATATGAAGCTGAAATTAAAAGGAATGAGAAAGAAAAGAGGGCAATGGTTAAGATGCACAAGGAGATATTGCTCTATAGGGATAGGATTTTAGGATTTGGAGGTCTTCTGTATCTGGGCTTGCTTGCCATTATGATTGCTGTCATAGTTAGCAAGTAGATTGTTCATAAAGTTATTGACATCATTGTAATTGACATGATGAAATGATGCTGAATTATTTGCTATTCAGTTTATGGGCAAAGTGTAACAGAGATTGCAGCATAAATAACATGGGGCCGTCATGATTGGTAGACAATGCACTTTTGGCATGTTCTATATTTGGCAGACAATTCACTTTTGGCATGTCCTATATTTGACAGACAATGCACTTTTGGCATGTTCTATATTTGGTATGTGATGCACATGGGCACATCACCTAGCAACACTACTGATTTATGCAGCAACCCAGTTCATTGTCTTGTTGCAACATAGGAGCAACATCTAGCAGCTTCCATGCAACACTGAAGCAAAGCAACAATACATATTCAATATTCGGAAATTTAACTGAACTTGACACTTAGGGTGAGCAGTAGATATTCAGTTCTTCAGCCACAAAAAACCCGATCAAACCGTACCGATTGCATAACTTATATGCTTACATATAAAAGCATACCTAACCAACATCAAACCCAAAATAATGTTATCTTATATGCTGAAACATATAACAGCATACCTAACTTAAGATAACCAGCAGCTTCCTCCTCCTTCAGCAACTGTGCCCATCTTCACTTCTTCAGAAATTTGAGGCGGCGTGAGCGGCGCACCACACACGGAGAAGCCTTCTTCTTGACCGCCGTTCTGTTCGACAGTTGCGCCACCTGATCCTGAGCCACCTCCTCTTCTTCCACCTTCACTATGTCAGGGAGGTGGGGAAGGAGCTCGACGTCGATGGGCATTGTCTTGCCATCCTCGACGGCGACCGGCGCTACCATCTGCACAGCGTcctcctcgccctcctcatggTCATCAGGGATTACCAGTACCTCCTCATCGTCGTCCTCCACGACGTCAGAGCCCAACGGCAGCACTGGCTTTGACATGTGGTGGACCTGGTAGTCCGGGCTGACGGGCGCAGGGAGAGCGAGCTCGACGTCGACGTGGTCCGCCCTCGATGCGACGCGTGCTGAATCTGGCCGCAGCGTCATGGTGGTGGAGCGGTACATCCACCACCTTGCGCGCTGAACAGGGGAGTCGCTCAGCATGGCCTCTCGCATTGCCCACACGAGTAGGACAGCCGGCGGGACGCCGCGGCCGTAGGGGAAGGCGCGCTTCCTCTCGGCGTTGGTGAGGACTTTGACGAGGCCACACGCGTGGTTGACCAACATCTCCGTGCTGGGGAACCAGCCGCACACCTCCGTCAACTGCGTGCGCCACCCCTCGTCATCGCCGGCGAGGTCCATCATCGCTCTCTGCCAGCCGAGGCTTCTCTCCATGGAGGCGGCTGCAGCGGTCGCCGGTGAGGGTATTCTCGATCTACTGTAGGTGGGGATAAGAGGGGAGTTCGAACCGGCGCCCGTGGGAGGTGGGTGAGTGTGTGGTGGGGAGGAGAGTGGTACAGTTACTTATTTAATGGCATTTAGGACGTGGGTAGGGGAAATGTACAATATTCTTTCTACCTCCCGCCCCGGTCATTACACAGTAaagaatttttttgatttttgtttAGAGGGAAACATCTTACTTTTTTTAAACAAAGACTGGGATCTCGTCTGCTAATACACTAAGGATACAATCAGGGCCAAACCAAAGAAACACAAGTGCCTACAGCTACCTTAGCCAAAGTATGAGCCGGCCGATTAACATAGTAAATAATTGAAGCAAGTGTTCTACTCTTGTTCCTTCTCCACATTTCTGCACATGATAGAAGACAAGCTAAGTTAATGAATGATACAAAATTCAATAATCCACAATGCATACAAACACTTACTTCTATTTTAGTTTGCATTTCTTGCTACGTCTAGTGTGTCCTACCAATTTGCAAGCGCCGCACCGGGTTTTCAACTCATCAAAAGAGAGTGGTCTACCATTTTTCGAGACAGGGCGGCTCTCATCTACCTTTGTTGCACCTTTGCTTGACACTTTCATAGGATCTTTAACCTCAATCATGTTGCCTTCACCATCGTCCACATATTCAACTCCACACTTACTGATGTCATTTGTTTGCTTCAACAAATTTTCCCGTAGCAGATCATACTCATGACTCTTAGCTATCACAGCCTTCAAACTCTCCTGTAACTAATCCCACAAAGCAGGGTGTTTGCATGCCGCATGCATAGCTTCAGACGCTAACACACTGACCTGGCTATATTTCATTCTTTCCCCGGCCCCAGTCCAACCAAATCCCAACAGATCGCTTGTGCGCCTCGCGGGCAGTCCCAACCTTGCTTCTTTCGTGAACCGAATAAGAACTAAACACTTTGGTATTTCAGATATTTTCAATTGCTTCAGTACATGGAATATGTGCTTGCAAGGTAGACCCTTTCGAATCATTCTTCTGCAGCTGCACCTTATAGTTTCTGCGGAATTTACTGGTATACTCCACCCAAAAAACGGCACTTCCGGTTATTCTTCCAGGCCACGATGTACCGCTGTGATCCGTCTCCCAGCTTAATTTCTACAATCTTCATGCCGTCAATTTTTCTAAGATCATCTTGCAACATATAGAAGTTTGCTGGAGTGAAGACGTGAGAAGCAGCTATCTCAAGTTCCCTCGAGCTAGTAACTGGCACCGGTAAACTCTGTGAGGCCGTGCAGTCATCTCGCGCCTCGTTTTCACGGATACGCACAACGGCGTTCTCATAATGCAAAATCATATCCACCAGGGTCATTTCACCGTCTAGGTGGAGGTGAAGGCATGAGTTCAGGCTTTCACTCCGCTGGTTGCTTTTCATGCCAAGCCAAAACCCCTCTGTTAGATATGCCGCGGCCCACAGTCTCCTCTTCTTATACATCCGCCTCAACCATGTTACAGTTTTTTCCGGCTGCCATCTTTTGGAAAATGCGTGCCATCTCTCCTCAAACGTTGCCGTGGACATGCTGTAGTACAGAAGAGTTCGGAACTCCTTCAAGGACTTGTGACTGAGGTGAATCTTCATATTTTTCTCTATGTGCCACGTACATATACGGTGCGACACGTCTGGCAAGACTTCACGAATTGCCTTGATCATCGCAGCATCGGCGTCTGTGATAACACTCTTAGGCATCTTTTGACACATGGACCTCAAAAAAGTCTGCAGAAGCCACACGTATGTCTCCTCGGTCCCGTCCGAAACTATGGCACAACCAAAAACAGTGGTCTTCCGGTGATTGTTAAGACCAACAAAAGGTATGAATGGCATACCATAGCGGTTCATCTTGTACGTGCTGTCAAATACAAGCACGTCGCCGAAGTCCTCATAGTCATGATGAGACTGGGAGTCGCACCAGAACATCCTATTCAAATGTCCTTCCTTATCTAGCCTGTCCTCGAAAAAGAAGCTAGGATCCCTCTGTTTCCTACTGGCCATGATGCCTATGGCTGTGGCAGCATCACCTTTTGAAAGAAGCTTCCTCTTCTCCTTGGCGCAAAGGTTGTATATTTCACGTCTGGTAAAACCAACACCGCCGTACCATACATGTTTGCTGATGAAGCAATCCATCATGTCGTGAATTCTAATCCCTGCAGCTCCCGTGGACACTATCTCATGCTTCTGGTACTCTTTGATTTTTCTGTGGGACCAAAGAAAAGGTACCTCGTCCGGTCCTGCCAACATATGGCTATGCTTGTCCTCAAAACTTTCAACATACCAGAACCCACGCTTTTGGTCAAGCTTGACGGTCAGGTGCACTTCGTAAAAGCAGCGTGTCTCGGCTCTGAGCCTACGGCTGTGTCCTTCCTTGGTTAGCAACTTGCTGTCACGTTTCCCTTGTCTTGAACAAACAAACCGCCTATAACGCATATGACGTGACTCTGTTTTGCTATACCTGACCTTATTCTTTCTAATGCTGAAACCATTATCTCTAGCATAGCCGTTGTAGAAATCATACGCAACATCGTGAGACGTAAAGGTCATTTCCATTATCTGCATGAACATATCCCTCTTATCATCTGCACTGGCAGTATCTTGGACATTCTTTGCCCCATCATCTTGTGTCACCTACACAATCAAACCACAACCATGAAAACAGATTTCTATGGTTTAACATTACTTACTTCCATAGAATATTGATTACACACATACCTCACTCATGATGACTGACGACTCGGACTCCCCAGAACCGGGTGCATCTAATGATTCGTCGTTAAGGTCTGTCTCCGCGTTGGATTCACCGTAATAGTCGTACGCATTATGACATTCGGAAATGAACTGAAAAATACAACACAAATACATAATTACTTATCATATAATATTCCAGAAGAAATTCAATTTGCATGCCAACAAAATTTTTCACTTACGTACCTGACTAATGTAATCTCCATTCGAGAGCTCCGAGTTGTTTTTCTTATCATAATCAAGCTCATCGATCTATAAATTTTCAACACAAAGATTTAATATTGTCGGATGCCACCAAAAAATTACAACATGACAATGCCACTCACATTAAGATCGTCCCATTCGTTCCCATTCTCTGACCGATCTTCACGATCTAAATTTTCATCATCTGACCAATCTTCTATCCAGTCTTTCATCAGTTCTCCAAACTCCATGTCTACCATGATATCAGTTAACTCCTCGTCCGCCATTTCCTACAACCAATAATATGTATCATCACATGTGCAAACATTATCAATGATGAAATATAAAACACATAGCACACGATCACGGATGTTATGTAAACAACCGCAACCGAGGCCGTTCAGATCTGCCAAACTTAGTAAGGAAGATGGCCACGGCACCCGTCGTGATCACTTTGAATCGCGAGGAACTCCACGATCTCAAAACCTAGCTAGATCTGTGATTACCTCTGCCGCCGGATACCTAGGTTAGCCGCCACATCAAATAACGATCCCCATGGTGCGCACAGCCGACGGCAACCGACGCTATGTGAACCCAGATCACGAGGAGCAGTACTACCGGAACAAGATCCACGATCGCATGCGCCGCCGGGTAGCTAGGTTACCCGCTCCGTTAGGTTAACCACTGCCACTGGCGCGGCGGCAGTTCGTTCGATGTTGCCGCGAGCGAGACTAGAGGGGGGACGCGGGATGCGGTACCTGTGCGCGATCGCTCTCACGACGTTGTCGCGCCCGCTGTCCAACGAGATCGCCGGCGATGAGATAGCCGTCGGTGGAGATCTACTACGTGACTTATGGCGCTGCGTCAATGCTCGCGAGATTGATGGAGCTGCTCGCGTGAATGATTGGATTCGGCAGGTCTTACGTGGATGTGGGGTCGTGTGATGTTTTTTTTCGAACCAGGGTAATGTACGTATACGGTCTGGGTCATACAGGACTAGACAGGGCTTGGATCTAGGCTGCGGCGGGctagaaaaaataaataaattcatGGGGACAAAAATACCCCTTCGAAATTAGGTTAGGGGGGAGCTGGCTCCTTTTCCATGGCGCCAACGTTATCCACCGCAACGACGATCCAAACCGTGTCGCGCTTCTTCCGCTCGCATAAAGACTTTGCGTTACACCATGGACCGCCGTCGCCGTCGCGTCCAAGGACATGGCCGCGGGCGGGACCGATCGATAGATGTGAGCAGGTGATCGCCCCCTGGCCTGGCCTGGCTCGCTCTCTGCATGCAGCACGCCCAGTCATCATCGATCCCTGGGCTATCCAATCACAGCGCTCTTTGTTATCCATCCACGGAGACATGAAAGGAAAGCGGGAGGGGAATCGCGGAGGGCGACGGCGTGCCAGGAGGGTTCGCGCGCGCTCGAGTAGTCGCTTGCGCCGCATGAGTGCTGCTTTCAGGGAGCCTTTGCTTTCACCGGAGGTCGGCGAAGGAAACGGGCCGGCCGCCGGGCTAGGGGCCAAGTTAGCCGATGCAAGATCCCAAGGGttgtagctagctagctagaTATATAGGGGTATCACAAATTCAAGCAGGGGTGCTTCCCTGCTGATTCGATCTGCAACTCGGACGCACTTGTACGATCGGACAAGACAAATGCATCATACTTTCCCGTGGCATATCTACGCAATCAAAGTAACGCGCTTGCTTCTTTCTTTGTTGGACTTCTCATGacgtactccctctgttccaaattactcgtcgtggttttagtttaaaactaaaaccacgacgagtaatttggaacagagggagtacgtGTTTGCTAGCTTTGTGGTCTTAATCAGGAAGTGAGCATGCAGAGAATATATATAGCTTTAATTTCTCATCTCTGAATTATGTGCTGCATATTTTGGACTTGTATATAGCTACCCAAGACATATGGTTCGTGTGTATATTGCTCATTTCTTCTAATCGTCTTGTTTGCACAATTATTCGTGTGGATTACACCGTCCTAGCTAGATGGGGTCGTTCATGGTGGCAACATGTGACGTGAAGACATACGTACATGAGTAGCGAGTAAACAAAACGGGGCATCTCCTCCGGCTTATCCAGCCCGAGATGGAGGCCGACCCTCCACGGACAGGGACGTCCATGTGATCCATCCACCCATGCGACGACACACAGCATGAAGGGAGGAAACCACAAAGCCGAAACCTCCGACCCCGACCAAGAACTGGAGGGTTTCGCCATACTCCAGTTGCTACCTGCTGCGTGCACAACTTCCGATCATAGGCCAGAAGCACGCACGCACGCATACACGCACGTTGTGGGTAGGATCAACGCGCCGGGCGCTTTCGTGGACGGACACCATCGGCTCGTCCGCAAGTGGTGGTGGCGGGGGTCGATCGGATGGAGGTGCGGCGTCAGGTCTCGCCGTCGCCGCACAGTGCCGAGTCCTTTTCCTTGTCTCTGCGGTGGTTGGAGTTGCCGCATGGCACTATGGCAGGATGATGAGCAGCCGACCAGCCTCCAGCTTCCTCTTCTCTTTCTTCCTTTCTCACGGGGTGGGTGACTCATACATAGTCAGTCTCGTTGCCTATGGTTTAAGCAACTAGTGGCACTGGGCAGAAATGGGCTGGGTGGAGCTCAAAACGTTCACTGTGGCGTTTTAAAAAATCTTTTATTACATAGTATTTCATCTCATGTTATGTAGTTGTGCCATTATAAGTTATTTCGCTTTTTCAGATCTCGCGCAAGTCGTGATTTCCAAGCAAGTTTGAATTTGTCACTGAAACTTTGCATCCGTCCATGTTGAACATGCCAGTCATAGAACTGCAAATTATCCCAGAATTCTATGGGACTCATGCCTGCAACCTGTCTTGTACCTGCATCTTTTGGGATCTCAAGGGCATTTCCACCTCGTAAATTTCCTATAGACGCCCTGGTACCCAACTCTACATGTGAACTTCACGTGTTAATGACTTCTTACCCTGTTGAGTGCCAGGTCTTCGTGGAAGCCAAGGCCAAGCTGTGACCTACCTGCAGGGACAAGAAGAAACGTCACGAAGAGTCATTGTGTTGCTGGCAGCCGCACGTTACAGTGCTCTAGTGATTGCACGGTTGCGCCTCCCTTTGGTCGTGCGGTTTATGAACCAAACCAAACCTCAAAAGCAGCCGCAGATTCCCAATTCTCCATCGGTCGAAACATATTATGCAACTGCCAACTGCAAGTGCCTGCCTCGTGAGAAGTGATTCCAAGGTCAGATCGCCGATGGATGGATGCTTGATCGAGCCTGTGTGTGGGATTATCATCAATGGGTTTTGGACGATGCGGTTCCTGCGAGCAAAAGCGCAAAAGAGCAGAGGATGAGATACGAGGCGGCCGGAGGATTGGTGGTCGTCGGAGACGGGTAGCGAAGTCAAGCATGCATGTGCAAGCTGTGTATGCATGCATCGTGCTCGGAAAGTGTAGAAAGGGAAAAGCGTTTGCTTTGCtaggtgctagtgctagtgctgCTGCTAGCTTTGGCTGGCTTCATTGGTTTTCTGGAAGTGTTATCCTCAGCCTGATTTGAATTATATAGTTGGTTGGATTGGATCGCTTTTGGGACGCTTCCAAAATAGTTTGGACCGTTCACATTTCATTTTGGTCCAAGGTCCAGGATTGACTAGCTTGCCTTTCCTTTAGAATTTTCTTT belongs to Triticum urartu cultivar G1812 chromosome 7, Tu2.1, whole genome shotgun sequence and includes:
- the LOC125524975 gene encoding uncharacterized protein LOC125524975, coding for MKGGNHKAETSDPDQELEGFAILQLLPAACTTSDHRPEARTHAYTHVVGRINAPGAFVDGHHRLVRKWWWRGSIGWRCGVRSRRRRTVPSPFPCLCGGWSCRMALWQDDEQPTSLQLPLLFLPFSRGLRGSQGQAVTYLQGQEETSRRVIVLLAAARYSALVIARLRLPLVVRFMNQTKPQKQPQIPNSPSVETYYATANCKCLPREK